DNA from Aureimonas sp. AU20:
CCCGCCCTCAACGTCGCACGATGAGCCGCAGTCCGGTTCTGAGATGTGGGGCCAGCCGATCGAGATCGCGGCGCGAGAGGGCGACGCAGCCTTCTGTCGGCGCGTAGCCCGGCCGCGCGACATGCAGAAAGATCGCGCTGCCGAGCCCGCGCCTGCGGTGCCTCACGTTCCAGTCCAGAACCACGACGCCATCGTAAAGCCGGTCGTCCCGGAGCAGCCGCTCGGCGCTGGCGGGAAAGGGCAGGCGAACGGGCCGATTGTAGCAGCCATGCTCCGGCGCGTCGCACCAGCCGGACCGGCGGCCGGGTGTCCGCGTCGGCAGCGCGAAGCGCGGGGCGCCGCGCCTGCCCGGCCGGCCGTAGGCCCAGAGCAGCGCCATGCTCGCCAGCGGCGTCGCGCCATCGCCCTCCCGCTTGAAACTGGAGACGCCGCCCTTGCCGAGCGCGCAGCGAAGGCGCAGCGGCCCGAACTGCAAAACCCCCTTGCGCAGGTCCAAAGCGCTGGCGCGAACGCTGATTTCGGCGGTTTTCGACGCTTTCCTGCGGGTTTGGACTGGAAAAAACGACATCGCGCTCACAAATTGTTTCAAACGGAACGTCGCAAACTATGGCAATCCATTCGCATCGTCATCTGCACAGGACCCCTTCATGAGCGCACGCAGCATTCTGATCGTGGACGACGACGACGATCTCCGCACCACGCTGGTCGACCAGCTATCCCTGCACGAGGAATTCCTCGTTTCGCAGGAGAACAATGCCACGAAGGGGATCAACGCGGCGCGCGGCGGGCTGACCGATCTCGTCATCATGGACGTGGGCCTGCCCGACATGGACGGGCGCGAGGCCGTGCGCGTGTTGCGCAAGTCCGGTTTCAAGGCGCCGATCATCATCCTGACCGGGCAGGACGCCGACGCCGACACGATCCTCGGCCTCGAGGCGGGCGCCAACGACTACGTCACCAAGCCCTTCCGCTTCGCCGTGCTTCTGGCGCGCATCCGCGCCCAACTTCGCCAGCACGAGCAGTCCGAGGACGCGACCTTCCAGGTCGGCCCCTATGTCTTCAAGCCGAGCCAGAAGGTTCTGGTGGACGACAAGGGCGGCAAGATCCGCCTGACCGAGAAGGAAACGGCGATCATCCGCTATCTCTATCGCGCCGACCGCCGCGTGGTAACGCGCGACGTTCTGCTCGAAGAGGTCTGGGGCTACAATTCCGGCGTCACCACTCACACGCTGGAAACGCATGTCTACCGCCTGCGCCAGAAGATCGAGCCCGAACCTTCCAACGCAAGGCTGATCGTCACGGAGTCGGGCGGCTACAAGCTGATGCCCTGACGCCGGCCTTCGCGCCGCTATCTGTGGCGTTAAGGAAACGCCGGGCCCGGCTTCGACGCCTGGAGGCCCCGGCCTGCGCGTCGGGGGCTTTCGTCCCGGCCGGTTTCTTGCCATGTCGGAAGGAGGTGCGACGGGCCCGATGGTCCGTTGCCCATCCATCCCGAAGACCCGCGCGCGCGACACCCGCGCGCCGCAGGAGAAACGAACCGCGTGGCATGAGCCTGGAAAGCGACATGGAGGTTCTCGGCGAGGTGCCCCTGTTTCAGGAGCTCTCGCGCGACCAACTCCGCCTTCTGGCCTTCGGCGCCGAGCACCGCGCCCTGCGCGCGGGCGAGATTCTGTTTCGCGCCGAAGCGCGGGCCGACGCCGGCTTCGTGGTCGCCTCGGGCGAGGTGCATCTGGTGGAAGGCGAGGGCGAGGAGCGCCGCATCGCCATGACCGTTGGCCGGGGCACGCTGCTCGGCGAAATGGCGCTCATGGCCGACACGCGCCGCCCCTCCTCGGCGGTCACCGCCACCGATTGCGACTTCATCCGCATCTCGCGTCCGCTGTTCCGCCGCATGCTGCAGGAATATCCCGAGATCGCCGTCATCCTGCACCAGCGCATTCGCGACGACTTCCTCGCCATGGCCCACCGCATTCTCGAACTCAACGACGTGTTCGACTACGACGAAGACGACGACACGCCGGCTGGTCCGCGCGAGTGAGGGCAGGGGACGCCGTCCCCTGCACCCTTGCCAGGGGCCGAGGCCCCTGAACCCCCGCCAGGGGCCGAGGCCCCTGAACCCCATTTCCTTTTGAGCCTATGTTCGAACTTGGGGAGGGCCCGTGGCCCTCCCCAAGTTCGAAAAGACGTTCCAAAAGAAAGGAAGGGTTCGGGAACTCGTTCCCGAGCGGGGTCCGGGGCGGCAGCCCCACCACCCTCAACCTCGCTTGGCGTCCGCCAGCGCGCGGGCGAAGGCCTTGGCGAAGCTGTCGCGATCGTCGGGGTTGAGGAAGGCGCCGAGTTCGGTGGCGCGGCCTTCGCCGGTGACGCTCATGTGGGTGACGCCGAATTCGGGGTGGCGGCGCACGAGGAAGCGCGCCCAGCCGGGATTGTAATGGGCCTCGCGCACGGCGCCGCGCGGCGAGATCTTGCGGATCGAAAGGTCGGTGCGCGAGACGGAGACTTCCTCGCGGGCCTGGGCGGAGCGGAACGAGGCGCGCAGCGCGAACCAGAGCAACGCCACGTCGAGGCCGAAGAAGCCGACGATGGGCCAGGCGCCGTTCAAGACGAAGGCGAGGCCGGATACGAGGCTGGCCCCGCCGAAGAGCGCCATGGTGACGTGGAAGCCGCGCCGCCCGAGCGAGCGATAGGGCGTCAGCAGCGCCTCGAAGAGGGGCGTGTCGGCTGGGCTCCGTTCGGCTGTGCTCATCCGCCCTTGCCTCCCAGGCTGGATTCGTTCCAAGAAAAAGCGATCCGGGCGCTGGGGCTCCCTGTCCGCCCGCCCCGTTCCGAAGGCCGAGCATGGCAGACAAAGACGCCTCCCCGAAAGCCCCCGCGCGTAAGTCGAAGGCCACCGCGACGAAACCACGCGCAGCCAAGGCCGCCAAGGATGGCGCGTCGGCCTCGGAGGGAACGGACCGCAAGCCAGCGGCGCCGAAGGCTGGCAAGGCCCCCAAGGCGTCTGCCCGACCCACTGCCAAGCCGAGTGCCAAGGCTGGCACCAAGGCCGCTGCCAAGTCCGGGGCGACGGTCGCACGTGCGACGAAGAGGAAGGCCGCGGAGAGCCATCCCGCCATTCCCTATTCGGCCGAGGAGATCGCCGAAATCTTCCGCCGCTTTGCCGTTCAGCGGCCTCACCCGACCTCGGAACTGGAGCATGTCAACACGTTCACCCTTCTGGTGGCCGTGGTGCTCTCGGCGCAGATGACCGACGCGGGGGTGAACCGGGCGACGCGCGGCCTCTTCGCTCGGGCCTCGACGCCCGAAGCCATGGCGGCTCTCGGCGAGGACGAGATCCGCGAGGCGATCAAGACGATCGGCTTCTTCCGCACCAAGGCCAAGAACGTCCAGCGCCTGTCGGAAATGCTGCGCGACGAGCATGGCGGCGAGGTGCCGCGCTCGCGCGAGGCGCTGGAAGGGCTGCCGGGCGTCGGCCGCAAGACGGCCAACGTCATCATGAACACGGCCTTCGGCGAGGAAACGCTGGCGGTCGACACGCATATCCTACGCATCGGCAACCGGCTGAAGATCGCCCCCGGCAAGACGCCCGAGGCGGTGGAGGAAGGCTTCCTCAAGATCATTCCCGAGGGCTTCCTGCGCCATGCCCATCACTGGCTGATCCTGCACGGGCGCTTCGTCTGCAAGGCGCGCAAGCCCGACTGCGAGCACTGCGTCATCGCCGATCTCTGCAAGGCCGACGAGAAATGGTGCGACCAGCCGGCCCCGCTCATCGCGCTGCCGGATGCTCCTCCCGGGCCGCAACCCTTGCCTCCCGGGGCAACGCGCCCAGGCGGGTGAACTCGGGCGAGGTTTCCCGCTGCGAGATGCGCTGGTGCAGATGCACCATGGTCGCCGCCGCGAAGAGCGGCGTCAGAAGATTGAGGATCGGGATCGACAGGAAGGCGGCGAGCACGAGGCCGGCGAGGAAGATCGTCAGCCCGTGCCGGTTGCGCAGCGCTCGCGCTTCCTCCTCCGAGCGATAGCGCAGCGCCGCGAACTCGAAATATTCTCGCCCGAGCAGATAGCCGTTCACCACGAAGAAGGCGCCGAAATTCACCACCGGCACCAGAAGCAGCGTGAAGGCGAGGAGATTGCCGAGGATCACCACGCCGAAGAACTTCAGCGACAGGACCACGCTGCGCCCGAGCGGCAGGGCGCGGCCGACCGGCATGCCGGGATATTGATCCCGCTCCACCACCTCGGCCACGTCGTCCAGAAACAGGCCCGCGATCACCGCGCTCACCGGCGCGATCAGGAACGCGAGCAGCACCGCCAGCAGAAGCCCCGCCGCCCAGCCGGCGAAACTCTCGGCATTGTCCACCCAGGCCGGCATGTCGGGCGCGAAATGCGCGAAAAAGGGGATCGCCACCGTCTGAAACAGCCAGCGCACGGCGAACCAGAGTGCGACCAGCACCACGGCCGTCAGCCCGAGGGATTTCCAGAACACGGCGCGAAACGGGGGCGAGAACACGTCCCGGATCGCAAGAAAGGCGGCACGAAGAATCATCGAAAGGCTCCGGCATTGGCGCAGCGTCAAGATGGGATGGCCTCCGCCTCGCGGCAATGCGATAAGGGCGCTCCGCTCTCCTTTCGGCCCCTCCCACGAAGAAACCCGCCATGTCCCGTTTCGACCTCCTGACGATCGGCAATGCCATCGTCGACATCCTCTCGCGCACCGACGACGCCTTCCTGCGCGAGGCGGGGATCGAAAAAGGGGCCATGACTCTGGTCGACACGGCCCGCGCCCTCGACATCTACGGCCGCATGGGCACGGCCATCGAAATGTCGGGCGGCAGCGCCGCCAACACGGCCGCCGGCCTCGTCTCGCTCGGTGGACGCGGCGCCTATTTCGGCAAGGTCTCGGACGACCAGCTCGGCACGATCTTCGCCCACGACATCCAGGCGCTCGGCGTCCACTACCAGACCCGGCCGCTCGCCGGCGATCCGCCCACCGCCCGCTGCATGATCCTCGTCACGCCCGACGGCGAGCGTTCCATGAACACCTATCTCGGCGCCTGCGTCGAGCTCGGGCCCGAGGACATCGAGGAATCCGTCGTCGCCGACAGTCTCGTCACCTATTTCGAAGGCTATCTCTGGGACCCGCCGCGCGCCAAGGACGCCATTCTCCAAGCCGCCGCCATCGCCCATCGCAACGGACGCGAGATGGCCATGACTTTGTCCGATTCCTTCTGCGTCCATCGCTACCGCGCCGAGTTCCTCGACCTCATGCGCTCCGGCACGGTCGACATCGTCTTCGCCAACGAGTCCGAAGCCCTCGCGCTCTACGAGACCGAGGATCTCGACGACGCGCTCGCCCGCATCGGTGCCGACACCAAGCGCCTCGCCATCGTCACCCGCGGGCCGGACGGCTGCGTCGTGATCGAGGGCGGCCAGGCCACGGCCTATCCCGCCACCGCCGTCGATACGTTGGTCGACACGACCGGCGCCGGCGACCTCTTCGCCAGCGGCTTCCTGCGCGGCTACACCGCCGGCCTCGGCCACGAAAAGAGCGCCGCCCTCGGTGCCCTCGCCGCCGGCCACATCATCACCCAGATCGGCCCCCGCCCCCAGACGCCCCTGATCGATCTGCCCGGCGCACGGGCGCTGTTGGGCTGAGGGGAGAGGCAGGGGACGGCCGTCCCCTGCACCCCTGCCAGGGGCCGAGGCCCCTGGACCCCGTTTCCTTTCGAGCTGATGTCCGACCCCAGGGAGGGCCGCTGGCCCTCTCTGGGGTCGGAAAAGAGTCCCGAAAGAACGCGGGGGTTCCGGGGCGTCAGGCCCCGGGCGGGGCACGGGGCGGCAGCCCCGCCATTCCCCTCAGCCCATCAAGCCGCCTGCAGGCGCTCGGGCAGGCTGCGATAGGACAGGGCTTCGGCGAGATGGGGGCGGCCGATGGCATCGGCGCCGGCGAGATCGGCGATGGTGCGGGCGACCTTCAGAACGCGGTGATAGGCGCGGGCGGACAGGCGCATGCGCTCGGCGGCGTCGCGCAAGAGGGCGAGGCCGGCGCTATCGGGCGCGGCGGCTTGTTCCAGCCGGTCGGCCGGGCAGCGGGCGTTGGTGGTGCCGGGAGCCAGGCCAAGAGCTTCGTAGCGTCGGCTCTGGAGGGCGCGGGCGGCTTCGACGCGGGCGCGAACCACGGCGGAAGGTTCGGAGGCGCCGGGCTGGATGAGATCCAGCGCGGTGACGGCGGGCACGTCGACGCGCAGGTCGATCCGATCGAGCAGCGGGCCGGAAAGACGGCCCTGATAGTCGCTGACACAGCGTGGGCCCCGCGCGCAGACATGGCCCGGCTCGCCGGCCATGCCGCAGCGGCAGGGGTTCATGGCGGCGACGAGTTGGAACGCGGCAGGATAGGTCACGCGGTGGTTGGCGCGGGCGATGACGCACTCGCCGGTCTCGATCGG
Protein-coding regions in this window:
- a CDS encoding sulfate transporter family protein, whose product is MILRAAFLAIRDVFSPPFRAVFWKSLGLTAVVLVALWFAVRWLFQTVAIPFFAHFAPDMPAWVDNAESFAGWAAGLLLAVLLAFLIAPVSAVIAGLFLDDVAEVVERDQYPGMPVGRALPLGRSVVLSLKFFGVVILGNLLAFTLLLVPVVNFGAFFVVNGYLLGREYFEFAALRYRSEEEARALRNRHGLTIFLAGLVLAAFLSIPILNLLTPLFAAATMVHLHQRISQRETSPEFTRLGALPREARVAAREEHPAAR
- a CDS encoding DUF2244 domain-containing protein, translated to MSTAERSPADTPLFEALLTPYRSLGRRGFHVTMALFGGASLVSGLAFVLNGAWPIVGFFGLDVALLWFALRASFRSAQAREEVSVSRTDLSIRKISPRGAVREAHYNPGWARFLVRRHPEFGVTHMSVTGEGRATELGAFLNPDDRDSFAKAFARALADAKRG
- a CDS encoding adenosine kinase, coding for MSRFDLLTIGNAIVDILSRTDDAFLREAGIEKGAMTLVDTARALDIYGRMGTAIEMSGGSAANTAAGLVSLGGRGAYFGKVSDDQLGTIFAHDIQALGVHYQTRPLAGDPPTARCMILVTPDGERSMNTYLGACVELGPEDIEESVVADSLVTYFEGYLWDPPRAKDAILQAAAIAHRNGREMAMTLSDSFCVHRYRAEFLDLMRSGTVDIVFANESEALALYETEDLDDALARIGADTKRLAIVTRGPDGCVVIEGGQATAYPATAVDTLVDTTGAGDLFASGFLRGYTAGLGHEKSAALGALAAGHIITQIGPRPQTPLIDLPGARALLG
- a CDS encoding cyclic nucleotide-binding domain-containing protein, giving the protein MSLESDMEVLGEVPLFQELSRDQLRLLAFGAEHRALRAGEILFRAEARADAGFVVASGEVHLVEGEGEERRIAMTVGRGTLLGEMALMADTRRPSSAVTATDCDFIRISRPLFRRMLQEYPEIAVILHQRIRDDFLAMAHRILELNDVFDYDEDDDTPAGPRE
- a CDS encoding L,D-transpeptidase family protein codes for the protein MSFFPVQTRRKASKTAEISVRASALDLRKGVLQFGPLRLRCALGKGGVSSFKREGDGATPLASMALLWAYGRPGRRGAPRFALPTRTPGRRSGWCDAPEHGCYNRPVRLPFPASAERLLRDDRLYDGVVVLDWNVRHRRRGLGSAIFLHVARPGYAPTEGCVALSRRDLDRLAPHLRTGLRLIVRR
- the nth gene encoding endonuclease III — encoded protein: MPYSAEEIAEIFRRFAVQRPHPTSELEHVNTFTLLVAVVLSAQMTDAGVNRATRGLFARASTPEAMAALGEDEIREAIKTIGFFRTKAKNVQRLSEMLRDEHGGEVPRSREALEGLPGVGRKTANVIMNTAFGEETLAVDTHILRIGNRLKIAPGKTPEAVEEGFLKIIPEGFLRHAHHWLILHGRFVCKARKPDCEHCVIADLCKADEKWCDQPAPLIALPDAPPGPQPLPPGATRPGG
- a CDS encoding response regulator transcription factor, with translation MSARSILIVDDDDDLRTTLVDQLSLHEEFLVSQENNATKGINAARGGLTDLVIMDVGLPDMDGREAVRVLRKSGFKAPIIILTGQDADADTILGLEAGANDYVTKPFRFAVLLARIRAQLRQHEQSEDATFQVGPYVFKPSQKVLVDDKGGKIRLTEKETAIIRYLYRADRRVVTRDVLLEEVWGYNSGVTTHTLETHVYRLRQKIEPEPSNARLIVTESGGYKLMP